CCGAGTGAGCCATGACGACCGAGCGCATTACCGACGACTTAAACCGACTCGTCTCTTTGCTTCCTGCAGAGCTCCAAGCCTCGTTGGCCTCAACGAAGTCAAGAGATCAACTTCTCGAGGTTGTGCTCGACCTTGGACGTGTCCCTGAAGCTCGTTATTCCGGTTGGTCCACCGCTCTCGGAAGCACCAGCGTGACCCATGCTGATCTGCAGGCCATGGTGGAACGTCTGGGCCAGTTTGGTTCCGACAACAGGGCGGGCATTGAGCGAACCTTGCATCGCATCAGTGCCATTCGTAATCGTCGAGGTGAGGTCGTGGGTCTGACCTGCCGAGTAGGGCGTGCTGTTTTTGGGACGGTGGCGATGGTGCGCGATCTTCTCGATAGTGGCGAATCGTTGCTGCTGATGGGCCGGCCCGGTGTCGGTAAAACCACGGCCTTACGCGAGATCGCTCGCGTTCTTGCCGATGACCTGGGAAAGCGGGTCGTTGTGATTGATACCAGCAATGAAATTGCGGGGGATGGTGATATTCCCCATCCCGCCATTGGCCGAGCGCGGCGCATGCAGGTGGCTCGGCCAGAGCTTCAGCATCAAGTGATGATTGAGGCAGTGGAAAACCATATGCCCGAGGTGATCGTTATTGACGAAATCGGCACCGAATTGGAAGCGCGTGCAGCCCGCACGATTGCTGAACGGGGGGTGACCTTGGTGGCGACAGCGCACGGAAATGCCCTGTCCAACCTCATTAAAAATCCAACCTTGTGCGACCTCATTGGTGGCATTGAATCCGTCACCCTTGGCGACGATGAGGCTCGCCGTCGACGCAGCCAGAAAACGGTGCTCGAACGGGCGGCTGAACCCACTTTTTCAATGGCCGTGGAGATGCACAGCCGCAGTCGCTGGGCTGTGTATCGAGAGGTGGGACGGGCGGTTGATGCATTGCTACGCGGCCAAGTGCCCAGTCCTGAAGAGCGGAAGATGGCTGCAGATGGACGCGTTCTTCGGGTTGAACCCCAGTTGTCTTCCTCGCTCCTAAGGCGCCCATCCTTGGCGCCGGTTCCGTTACCAAACCCCCTTGAGCCCACTTCATTGCAACCCGCAGCAATGGGTTCTGCGCAGTTAGAGCTGAAGCCGTCTCAGGCCCCTCCCAAGATGTTTCAGGTTCTTTGTTGTGGTCTGAGCGAGCAACGTCTTGATGAAGCGGTTCGACGTCATGACTGGTCTGTTCAGGCGGTGGATGATCTCGTGCAGGCCGATGTGGTGTTGAGCGTTCGCCAAGGACTCGGTCGTCAACCTGAACTCCGTCGTCAAGCGAGAGAAGCTGGCGTGCCGATTTTGGTGATTAAATCCGACACTCTTCCGCAAGTGGAGAGGGCATTGGAGCGTTTGTTGATGCGCCGAGATAGTGATTTGCCCCATCGAGACTCAGCGGACTCTGGTGATGGTGATCAGTCCGACGCCTCTGCCGCTCTGGAGGAATGCCGTCTGGCCATCGAGCAGGTGGTGGTTCCGCAAGGCCGTCCCGTGGAGCTTCTTCCTCGCACCGAAGACGTGCGCCAAATGCAAGCAGACCTTGTGACTCGCTACCGCCTTCGCAGCGATGTGTATGGCACGAGTGGCCAGCGGCGATTGAGAGTGTTTCCACCCTGAATCAGGGATTCGTTGTGAGAGGTGGATTGACGAAGGTCACTGTGTTGTGGGTAACTATGTATGCGCTAGCAGGGATCACCAGTTTGGTGGTGCTGAGCTGGAGTCAATGGGCCGTCGCCAAGCGGTAAGGCAGCGGGTTTTGGTCTCGCCATTCCTAGGTTCGAATCCTAGCGGCCCAGTTTTTCCGGATTCCCGGTGTCGTTGCAACCCCTCCTCGTTTTCGATTTCGACGGGGTGATCCTCGACGGGATGGATGAATACTGGTCGAGTTCTCGAGCAGCTTGTCGATCCCTGCTTCAGGGGGTGTTATTGCCGGAGCAAACACCGACCAGTTTTCGTCACTTGCGCCCCTGGGTGCATCACGGCTGGGAGATGGTTCTGATCGCTGCATTGCTTCAAGAGTCAGACGGACCCTTGCAGCGTCTTGGTGTTGATGCTTTCGCCGCTGACTATGACCAACAGCTTCGAGCTGGTCTCGATCGGTTTGGATGGCACTCGTCGCAGCTACAAGACTCCCTTGAGCGGGTTCGTCGTCAGGCCGTGTCTGACGATCGTGCTGGCTGGGTGGCATTGCATCGGCCATTTGATGGGGTGCCTGAGCGTTTGTCGCGCTTGGAGGACGAGGGTGTGGCTTGGTCTGTGCTCACAACAAAAGGGCGTGATTTCACGGCTGAGTTGCTTGAGGCTTTTCAGCTTCGCCCCATGCGTCTTGATGGCAGAGAGTCCGGCCCAAAGCCTGAGGTCTTACTTCGCTTGTGCCGCGAATGGGCGCTGAAGGGTTTTGTGGAAGATCGTCGGGCGACTCTTGAAGCTGTGTTGGAGACACCTGGGCTTGAAGGGCTGAAGTGCTTTTTGGCCGATTGGGGTTATCTGCGTCCAGCGGACCGAGAGGGTTTGCCGGATGGACTTGATTTGCTCTCGACCAGCAAATTTGCATCCCCCTTGGCGATCTGGCTCTGATTCGATAACGTACATGTGTACTAGATGAGACAAGTGGCGCCGGCCGGGGCACTGGATGATCTGTCCAGTGTTGATTCGACTTCAGTTTGCGGAGCTCCCGCCGGCTGTATCGGCGACCTGCGGCACCTGTTTGCTCCTTAACTGTTCATTGCTATGCCAGCCGACGTGAAAGCCGCTCAATCCTCTGCAGGAGATTCCCGTCCGGGCGAGAGGGACAAGGCCTTAGACCTTGTGCTCGGTCAAATCGAGCGAAATTTTGGAAAGGGCTCGATCATGCGTTTGGGGGATGCCTCCCGAATGCGGGTGGAAACCATCTCTACGGGGGCCCTCACTCTTGATCTCGCCCTTGGCGGCGGGTATCCCAAGGGGCGAGTGGTTGAGGTCTACGGGCCTGAGAGTTCAGGTAAGACCACGCTCACCCTTCATGCCATCGCTGAGGTCCAAAAGCGTGGAGGAGTGGCGGCATTCGTTGATGCTGAGCATGCCCTTGATCCTGTTTATGCGGCCTCTCTCGGCGTCGATATCGAGAATCTGCTGGTCTCCCAGCCGGATACGGGTGAGATGGCGCTTGAGATCGTCGATCAGCTGGTTCGTTCTGCTGCGGTCGACATTGTGGTGGTCGACTCTGTTGCTGCGCTGACGCCAAGAGCGGAGATTGAGGGAGAGATGGGGGATTTGGCTGTTGGAGCCCAAGCTCGCTTGATGAGCCAGGCGATGCGCAAGATCACTGGCAACATTGGTAAGTCCGGTTGCACGGTGATTTTCCTGAACCAGCTTCGACTGAAGATCGGAGTGACCTATGGCAATCCGGAGACCACAACTGGCGGCAATGCGCTCAAGTTCTACGCCTCGGTACGGCTTGATATTCGTCGGATCCAAACCCTCAAGCGTGGCACTGAGGAGTACGGCATTCGGGCGAAGGTGAAAGTGGCGAAAAATAAGGTGGCACCTCCGTTTCGCATTGCTGAGTTCGACATTTTGTTTGGGCGTGGGATCAGCACACTCGGCTGTGTTCTCGACTTGGCCGAGGAAACCGGTGTGGTGACGCGCAAAGGGGCCTGGTACAGCTATGAGGGCGACAACATTGGCCAAGGCCGTGACAACACCATCGGTTGGCTCGAGCAAAACCCTGAGGCCAAGGACGCCATCGAAGTGCTGGTGCGTCAAAAGTTGACCGAAGGATCGGAGGTGACGTCGAATTCGATGCGCCCTTTGGCTGCTGCAGCCCGCTCAGCTGCTGCCAAGCCTTCGGCTAAAACTGCTGACACAGTTAAAAAGTCAGTCGCTGATGGAGCCGCTTAGCGGCTCGCAATTTCAGGGGTGCTGCCCGTTGCGGAGCGCTCCTGTATGGAGCTGGCGATTCGTTGAAGTTCTTGAATGGCTTCTGCACCCTCAAATTTCACGAGTTCTCGTCCATTGCGGGATTCGACCCAACTGATCCCGAAGTCGGACACTAGAAAACGCACGAGATGTTGATCGCCGAGTTCGGCTACGAACGATGCGGTGTTGCCGTCGCGGCCATCTCCCTCATCGCAGCTGTAGCAGGTGGCAACGATCTCTTGTTTTTGCAGGCTTGAGGCAAGGGCATGAAGGCTCATGACCAAGTCTTGGACGACGGAGCGGTACTGAGCGGCAAGGCGTGAAAACATCACGGACGCCCGGAAAACCTTTAGGGATCCTAAAGGTTTTGGCCTGTCCCAGGTCGAGCGGTTTGTTGATGTCCCTCTTTTGGTCTGATGGTTAAGGCGTGTCGGCCAGCGTCCACCAGCCGGCCGCGGGGCCAATGAAGCGCACCACGATCCAAAACACCACCAAGGCTCCGATGCCGATCCAGGCTCCACGGGTTGTTAAAGCAACGAATTGCTGGGATTGACTTCTGGTTAATGGCAGCCAAGCAACGATTCGCTCGCTGTCCTTGGGGTCTGGTTTGCGTTGCTTGGGGGGCAGTCCCTGGCTGTTGCGGCGTCGAGCTTCTCCCATCGAGGCAGACTGATTGGCTTCCATCAAGACTAGGGACGGTGTCAGTCCGGCAACAGTCGCTGGAGTGGAGACCAGGGCTCGAGGGCGCGTAGGACCTGCTTGCCCCAGCTTCGTCCGCGCACCCTTCCATCCAAAATGGCGAGCCGTCCGCCGCTCTGCCGTAGGGGAACGACCGCTGGCACCAGCTTCGCTAGAGCTTCCGGCAGAAGCAGATCGCGGAACCAATCTTTCCCCAGCTTTTTCAGCGACTCCACTCGAGCCGCGGTGAGCGGATCTTCCAAGCTGGACACAGGAAGTAAGGCGACGATGAGCTGATCTAGGGCCGGTAGCTGGTTCTGATGCTCCATCCACCACGACCAACTACAGCAGATCACTCCGTTGACTTCTGGAGCTGTGTCTTGATGAATCACCCTGCTACCAAATTCTCCGGCGAGTTCGGTGGTGAGTTTTTGCCTTAGCCCTCGATCGTCCAGCAACACAAGGGTCAGTCCACGACGGCCAAGAATCAGGC
The window above is part of the Synechococcus sp. WH 8020 genome. Proteins encoded here:
- a CDS encoding AAA family ATPase; translation: MTTERITDDLNRLVSLLPAELQASLASTKSRDQLLEVVLDLGRVPEARYSGWSTALGSTSVTHADLQAMVERLGQFGSDNRAGIERTLHRISAIRNRRGEVVGLTCRVGRAVFGTVAMVRDLLDSGESLLLMGRPGVGKTTALREIARVLADDLGKRVVVIDTSNEIAGDGDIPHPAIGRARRMQVARPELQHQVMIEAVENHMPEVIVIDEIGTELEARAARTIAERGVTLVATAHGNALSNLIKNPTLCDLIGGIESVTLGDDEARRRRSQKTVLERAAEPTFSMAVEMHSRSRWAVYREVGRAVDALLRGQVPSPEERKMAADGRVLRVEPQLSSSLLRRPSLAPVPLPNPLEPTSLQPAAMGSAQLELKPSQAPPKMFQVLCCGLSEQRLDEAVRRHDWSVQAVDDLVQADVVLSVRQGLGRQPELRRQAREAGVPILVIKSDTLPQVERALERLLMRRDSDLPHRDSADSGDGDQSDASAALEECRLAIEQVVVPQGRPVELLPRTEDVRQMQADLVTRYRLRSDVYGTSGQRRLRVFPP
- a CDS encoding HAD family hydrolase; protein product: MSLQPLLVFDFDGVILDGMDEYWSSSRAACRSLLQGVLLPEQTPTSFRHLRPWVHHGWEMVLIAALLQESDGPLQRLGVDAFAADYDQQLRAGLDRFGWHSSQLQDSLERVRRQAVSDDRAGWVALHRPFDGVPERLSRLEDEGVAWSVLTTKGRDFTAELLEAFQLRPMRLDGRESGPKPEVLLRLCREWALKGFVEDRRATLEAVLETPGLEGLKCFLADWGYLRPADREGLPDGLDLLSTSKFASPLAIWL
- the recA gene encoding recombinase RecA, which encodes MPADVKAAQSSAGDSRPGERDKALDLVLGQIERNFGKGSIMRLGDASRMRVETISTGALTLDLALGGGYPKGRVVEVYGPESSGKTTLTLHAIAEVQKRGGVAAFVDAEHALDPVYAASLGVDIENLLVSQPDTGEMALEIVDQLVRSAAVDIVVVDSVAALTPRAEIEGEMGDLAVGAQARLMSQAMRKITGNIGKSGCTVIFLNQLRLKIGVTYGNPETTTGGNALKFYASVRLDIRRIQTLKRGTEEYGIRAKVKVAKNKVAPPFRIAEFDILFGRGISTLGCVLDLAEETGVVTRKGAWYSYEGDNIGQGRDNTIGWLEQNPEAKDAIEVLVRQKLTEGSEVTSNSMRPLAAAARSAAAKPSAKTADTVKKSVADGAA
- a CDS encoding DUF1815 family protein: MFSRLAAQYRSVVQDLVMSLHALASSLQKQEIVATCYSCDEGDGRDGNTASFVAELGDQHLVRFLVSDFGISWVESRNGRELVKFEGAEAIQELQRIASSIQERSATGSTPEIASR
- a CDS encoding DUF2839 domain-containing protein, whose protein sequence is MGEARRRNSQGLPPKQRKPDPKDSERIVAWLPLTRSQSQQFVALTTRGAWIGIGALVVFWIVVRFIGPAAGWWTLADTP